The Syngnathus typhle isolate RoL2023-S1 ecotype Sweden linkage group LG14, RoL_Styp_1.0, whole genome shotgun sequence genome segment ACATGTGAAAGCCATTACTCAGATTCGGGTCCAGCGCGCAACATTTCTCCAAGAGTGAAGCCCACCCCCCCACTTTTAAGAGGGGGGCTTCCAAAAGGCCGCTGTGGTAGAAGGTACAGCTGTTGATGAGCTCGTCTCGGATGGGAGTTGGAGGACGTGTGACTAACGCGGAGAGCAGAAAAATTCTTTCAAAAGCGCTACGTTTAATGTGTTCATTGGCCATGCAGGTGTGCGTGCATCTGcatctgcacccccccccccctttttttttttttagatgcacTGGTAGAACATTTCGGACTTCCCTCTCCCTCCCAGTGCTCCCCTGAACCCTACGACTCTCTTCCTCCGTCGcctctttcctttttttcctcccataaGGGGCCCACTTCCTGTAACAGAGGCcgagggagagagaaaaaaaatgacagaaagcGATTGGCGCCGGGACAGCAACATCTGGGATCGTTTTAGACGGGAGGGGGGAGGAGACTGGATGGAGTATAGGGTGCTCCAGAGGCAGAAAGTAgagatgaggaagaggaaggatAGAGAGAGGTTAATTTCGCGGGAGGAGATGCGGAAAAGGGTTTGAGGAGCACTGGAAAAGCGAGGAGAGACGGTCCCAAAGTTGATCCCCCCGTCAAGCCATATATGGCCGCCGGCTTCCTCCCTAACTCTCTTCTCCTCTTCTATTTCCTTATGCCTTCCCGAGCTTAACAGGCAGGACTCCCAATGAGTCAAAGTGCCACGTTGAGAACTGGATACTATCCCGGGACGACGGCGGCGACTCTAAAGTCCCAGAAACGAGGAGGAACAACCCGAGGAGCGAATGACGGACAGAGAAACGATCGGCTCGCCGAGACGGGATACGATGGACGGAAAGTTTTTGCCGGGAAGAGGCCAACGGAGACGACGCAAGTGAAGGCTCCTGCTCCGTCATCCCAGTGTTCAGACTACCTGTTCAGGATTTTGGTGGTGTACAGTAGTCTGCACATTGGTTAGACTGTGCATGGAAACGCTTcaaggaggatttttttttttaagttttttatacacatatattatatattaatattcTTTTTATCATCATACTATTTCGTACTTTGTTGCGTTGGGTGTCGCGCGTGGCTTGTGCATTGCCGACTCTTAAATCTGGCGGCGCGTGGTGTCATAGATCAGGGCCGCTGTGTCTGGAGAGGTGCGTAATGGATGCGAGACATGGAACAGGCCTCGCGCACATCGGGTGGCGTGTAGATTAAGTGTATGCATTAGTTAGCCGTCTGTTTATCCTCAGGAGGCCCACGGGGCGGCCGAGGCAGGGGTGAAGGAATGTATATCGTCTCGGTGCTGATAAGAACGGCAGTGCGCATTTGTAATCCAGGAAAAAAGGCGTGGAACGAGCGGGCCTGTTACAAATCAAGGGATGGAGAGGTGCAAAAGTGGGTGTTTGTGAGTGAGAGGGAAGGGGCAGTtgtgggtggggaggggggtgggagggggtcCGATGGAGAAACAGCCATGTGGGATTTCTCTGGGCAAGAAGATCTTGGAAGCTGGTGTTTGGACAAAGCTTCACATTTTCCAGCCAGGAATGTGCATAGTCCCAGGGAGACTGCCaaccacagagagagagagagagagaaagagagagggggagagagagagaaaggggggAATAAAGAGGGGGaggtaaagaagaaaaaaaaaaagcggcaaGATTCGAGGAAAAATGTCTGTGGACGTAGTGTGGGCGGGAATGTGAGAGTAGGAACAGCGAGAGAGGAAGCTGACGCTTGGCTCCCatgcgtgcacgcacacacacacacattggagaATGTCCTGTCATAGATCTGATTTGCGCAATAGTGTGgatgactaaaaaaaacaaacactcaaGTGTCTCACACGTACTTAAAAATTAGCGAAAAGCCTTCCAAGGGATGCTATCACGGCAAATAAGTTTGAAAGCTATAAAGTAACTAGTTTAGAGTGTGTAAGCGTCAAGTAAGCGCGCCTGGGGCTGCTTCGTCTGGGAACGCGCCGTTCTGTGTTTATCTCAAAAGTGACCATGTGTGGTTCTAAATGAATGTATATTTTTCCGCGCCATTTGCACGCCGGTGTGTTTATATCAGGCTCTGCGTGTGTACTGTATACTGTATATACAAGTCTGTCCtctgtgtgtgcgcgagtgtgtccatgtgtgtgtttgctggtCTTTGTTTGGATTGGGGCAACTCCAGCTGTGTCAAAGTGAGCCGTTCCAAATGCTTGAAATCccagaggaggaagacgaggggggggggggggggggagcgaggGGAAGAGTGAATGGAAGGCGAGACCAATAGATTTGGGGGGGCTCAGTGACACATCCAGGTGGTAAAAGTAAACTTTGGGTCAAGGATGCCGTTTTAAGAAATAGCCCGTGATATGAAGATCATTTGTGAGTTACATATTTTGTATTTCTACCATCTACTgctgctgtcatttttttgcttGATTGATGCTCCGCCCCTCCCGCCCAGCATTCATGAGCTCTGACCTCACTTCCTGCCCATCTCCCCATGACGTCAGCTGACCAGACTGTTGTGGTGTGTCTGCCTGTCTACACTTGCTGTGCAGACCTTCTGCTCCTGTACAGCAGgcacagacaggcagacagatggCAGCCCCACTGACACCAGGAGCGCCCAAAAACCACGCCGCCTCTGTTCTCTCTGTTGCACGTGTGTTTCGAGCTGAGTTCTTCTAATAAAGCTACGGTGACCCTCAAATGTGccgctttgttttatttttctaaaaaaaacgaAGGACTCACCTCGCTGTCCTTGAACCAGGACAAGCTCTCGGTGGAGAGAATGAACCAGAACTCCTTGGCGATGATGCTGACGTTGTTGATGGTGAGCCATCCTTTTCTTATGACCTGCACAGGGGACCCAAACAAAGCGTTTAAATTGCGAAAACTTGAGACTACTACATTGAGAACAGGTCTACAGATTAAATCAAGGGTCCTCAAATACAAGTTCAAGGTGCCATAACCCACCCCCCATAATTTCTAACAATGTTTTATGCTTTTTGTAAAAATCCCAGATGAATCAAAAACTTTAGCGGCTTTAAATGTGTTTGTCCAAAGTGTCCAAATCGGGCCCGGGTTTGTATATTGAAGACCCCTGGATTATGAGTTGGACCCAAACGGTGAACATAGAGCAAAAGTTGTGAAGATTGAGGGGAGATAAATTCACAGAGAGGTTCGCTAAAAAGACATTTCCCAGGAGATTGCCGCAACAAACATAAGAACCAGTGTCCACTGGGTGAGGCTGGTAGAAAAACTTGCGATGAATCAAAGTGGGGAAGAAAGGTCAACATTAGTAGCGCAGGTCAGCCAGATGACAAAAACACAAGGAGTGAAGCGACCGCACAGATTGCAACAGTCATGCCGACCCAGAATCCTGTGCACACATATGTAGATCGGTATCCTACTATTAGACTCGAAGGAGGGGCCGCACCCTGGAGATTGGGGAGACATTAGAAATGAAAATGGAATCCAACTGGTTCTTTTCAACACTTTAACCGGTGAAGTTGCGAATGCCTTTTTTCAGTGTAGGCCTGGAACTTAAATTCTGCGACGAATGGGCTCTAGGGGCGGCAATTAAATTATAGTTGGCAGTCAGGCCTGAATTCTCACCTGTTGCACTCCACCGTTGCCAGCCATCTTGTTATCGCTGCGATGGCACAGAGGTTGAGCACTAATAGGAACAAAAGAGTGGATTTAAaatctggaggaaaaaaaaaaataaatctttgaCAGTCTGCGGTTTACTCACTTGGTAAAGCCGATGAAGTCTTCGTGTTTGGTATTAATGTACGCGAGCTGCATGTCGATGAGCAGAGAGATCTGAATGCAAGTAAAGCGGAGGAGAACCAGAACCCTAAATAGTCGAGCGATCCGGTAATGACAAACAAACGCGCCGTTCCAATTGTGCGCGACTGACCTGAGCTCGGCATGAGCTTTCTTGTTCTCGGATTTCGGCGGTGACAAGCCGCTCGGTCTCTTCCCGCAGCTTGGGAAAAGAACTGAGCTTCAGGGAGAAGAAGCGGCTTCAGTTAAGAGCTACCGCGGTACCGACGTGCGACTCCCTCATGGATTCGTACCTTATTAAAACATTCATAAATGGTGGAGACCAATTCTTTGCAGACCATGTCGACGAATCCGAAACAAGGGATTTTGAGTTTGGAGATCTGCTTCTTGACAATAGCCTGAAAAGCCATGTCGGGGGTGAACAGGCCCGTCCTGCGGGTGAACAAAGTCGAAATTTATACAGGCATCATTTTGTCGAGATCAAAAGTGAAAGGATGAAACCACCTGACGCCGTGGATGTTCCTGATGGCGTAGGCGATCTCCATTCGCAGCTTCCTTTCGTCACACTTTATCTGTGAGTCAACAGAAGGAGCTTGGCAATTTAGCGTTGCCTATCTTTCAACCGGGGTCTGGTCGAGAACCTCGTTGAGTCCCGCAAAACAAGTTCACACGCACTTTGTGCAGTTGATAGGGGAAGTGCTCGTGGAAGATCTGGTTGATCCTCGCGCCTCCCGACAGGTGGACGGTGTTGACTTCGTCGGCCGAGCCCTCGATCAACTTCTCAAAGTCGCCGGATAGTTGCTGCACTGACCTGCAAATAGAATatacagattattattattatatatatttggaATTTATAACAATAATCATCTAGTGGGGGTTTACTGAACACCCTTCCGACTGACTTGATGAGGGTCTTGGTCCTGCACATGGGGTCATCTGGATTATAGAGTTTGTACGCGTCTGCTTCTTTACTGATGGACACAAGTAGGCAATGCATGTGACTGTAGAGCGCAGGCAGACTCTCCCGGATGTGGTTTGTCAATTgctgcaaacaaaaaaataaacaaacattgagtaccAATTGGCTGAAAGTGCCGTCGTTTGATTTCTCTGGGCTGTCTGACCTGGTTGAGGGTCTTCTGTAAATACGGAGTCCCCATTCTGTCACACATGTGCCTGTAAGCTGGGTGGGACAGGAAAAACTTCTTCTCCGCTTGCAAGGCTGTCTTAATATCCCTTTTCCCGTCGATGTCCTTTTGACTGCGGTTCACTAGCCCGATATAACCTGGCGAGGGAAAAAAGACAACAGACCACTTTTATTCTATACCGATAATCCACTGATCTGTCCTAAACTCAGTGCTGATATCTCCACTAACGTGATGGTTTGAACtccaaagttcttttttttccctgaaaaGTCCAAATGTTCCACTTTGTGAGCATTCCGCTGTAGATGTTACAACATGTGGCTGCGTGACTAAAGCTGCAGCTCTGCGCTGCAGACTGACTTCAGGGGCTTTTCTGTGGATAATGCGTTAAAAGTGTTTTGGAAAGAGGtatgaaatagcctcacacCTGGTTTTGCTTCACGGTAAATCCTTATCGCACACACATGGTGACTCACCTCTTCTCAGTGGAAGCAATCTATTCTCTAGTATTTCCAGAGCATCTGTTCCTTTATCCATTAGGTCCAGCATGGTGAGCACACCTATCGTGCGCTGGCCTAACGTATGTGGGGGGGGTCAATTAGATAAATGAACACATTTCCAATTAAAATTACATCAGGTTGAGAAACTCACCCTGTGGGTCGACATCTTTGGCCAGTTTGAGCGCATCCGAGTTGGCCAGGTCCATGTTGGCAGGCGTCACGGCCAGGATGAGGCAGTTCTCTTTGCAGATGTACTGCATGATCATGTCTCGCACCTGATACTCGATATCTGGCGGCTGGTCGCCCACGGGAACCTTGGTGATGCCAGGTAGGTCCACCAGGGTGAGGTTGAGCACTGCACCCAATAGATGTTTGGAGTGATGATGACGGTAAAGATGAGAGCGTGAGGTGAGATTACCGTTAGGAGAAAAAATGCGGAGGTTGATGGGGAGGGGAGAGATGCCTTTGTTGTTTCCTGTCAGCCTGCGAGTTTCTGACTCGATTTCTTGGCGGATCTCATCAAAGTCTGAGAATTTCTTCCCCCTGCAGTGCAAAAATTCCCCGTATTCTACAGACAGGGAAGAACATGATAGAGATCAGATTTAAATAGTTCTGGTACATTTAATGTGTTATGTGGTTGTGGAGCAATTAGTGGGACATTTGGACCATGTGCAAGGAGCAATTGCCTGGTAATCGTGGACTGATTTTCCTCTCTTACGCCATCTAGTGTCAACTTCAGGCACATGCTGATGAATAACAACATGCATCCGTTGAGTCATCAGAAGTCTTGCTCACCGGCGTCAGCGTGATGCAGCTGCAGAACCAAAGGCCGGCGAGTGACAATTCCAGTACCGCGGGGAAGGAAGTCTCtgtcggagaaaaaaaaataaacacacgcTGAAAAGGAGAAGGAAACTTACAAGGCAGTCACACGTTTGTCTCGcacacctttttttaaaaataaaagagcctcCTACTTCCCATATAAATCTTGATCAGGGATGTTTGTTTTTACCGCATCCTGCTTTTGATCACATTGCTGGCCGAGAGCCCGAAATGGGGGTGTCACAACATGCAGTCAAACAAAGGGACTGAAATATATCAATGCACAATCAGGAAGGAGAGACCTTCAGGCGTTACTTTAAAACAATTCCTAATCGGACTGTGGAGATTTCGACTGGTCTCCTCCTCATCACTGAGCTGCATTgtctggggggggaaaaaattgttGAGGAAATTTGCGACTGAGTCATAAGGCTTTTTTGGGGACAGAATGAAAGGGATCCGCTTATCACACTGTAACACAAAAATGTGTGTTGGTTTTGTCACACTGGGAGCGCAATCCATTCTATGACGACTTTAAAAACAAGGTTTCCCAAAGGAACAAATGTCAAATAATTTGTTCCAGGACCAAACAGACCGTCCCAAAATCTCTATTGACAGTACAGGATTTTTTCGGGGTCAAATTTCAATATTCCCAACTGTCAGTGTAAAAACAAGTTTAGCGGTGTATAACAAAACAGAAAGAAAGTAAAAGAACTTCATTTTTTAAGATGCCCAACTGACACATAatgaacaaaattaaaaaatctgcAGCGGCAAAAAGGCATGAAATTTGTGTCAGATTAGGACACAAACAGCAATTTTTGTTTATTGAAAATTCATTCTAATGCATGAGAAGTTACTAAATTTGTGCCCATAAAAAACGTGGACATATATTCAAGTGTTAGAAGCAGTTAAATAAATGAAGTGGGACTTACCTGCCCACAAAGTTCTCCAGCACCGAGCTCTTCCCGGAGCTCTGGCCGCCCACCACGGCAATCTGCGGCAGGGAAAGGTTGTAGTTCAGGCCCGCGTTGCCCAGGGCGTCCTGGAGGCGATTGACCATCGAGATCATGCTGCACGGCGACGATGGAGGTGGTCGAGGAAGAGGCGGCGGAGTTGCAGTGAAGTCGGAATTTCCGAGCCCCGGAACGCCCCCCTGAACTCCCCGTCAACTTTCACGAGGGCTGCCCCGCCGCGTATCAACAGCAAGTTGGGGGCAAAAGGTGATAAAGTGACGGTCAAAAATCACACTTTTAACAAGAAACAAAGGAAGCAGAAATGGGACACGTTGCGGCACATGAGGAAGACACAATGCTATTATCGTCACATGATGCGTTCAAGAGCCTCCCAGTCTTACGTTCCATGACACTCACGCGACGACCCATCTCGCTGTTGCCCCTAGCAACGGCGCGACCAAATTATCCGTTTTCTCGAGTGATTTACAACGACTGGACTCTTAAATTTATCTGACTTTTACAAAATAGACAAAATAATTCTTCACGTGGGCTTAATTAGGGCGTGTTTGCTAACTTGTATGTTCACGAGCGCTAGCGTCCAGATTTCGGGTCAAAGCAAACGGGAATTAGACAATAGTTTCGTCTTATTTTGTTGACGCAAGGTCCCTTCACACGGTTTCGCTTCTTCTTACCTCCGTGTAGACATTTAGGAAGTGAGCCGCGCAGTTGAGTGGGGTCCACGGTTAGCTTGGAAGAAAAGGTGGAGGAGCAGGGAGGCAAAAAAACCAAACCCACCAAACTTTTTGACAGCTAACGGGCGCGGAAGGTCTGCGCATGCGCGTCCAGTATGTGTAAATTATCCCCCACATCTAAACGTACGTTTATATTTTGTTAATGTGATACAATTACAACTCCCGTTCCTTCTTCAATACAGGCAAATtagaaaaaaaggaatttgtGGGGAGTCAATTTCACTTCTACTGCATATAACGCTTCCTCATTCCAAGGCAGTGAGGTGTGTGCGGGGCACAAGAGTGCACCCTGAGGGGAGTGAAATGGAATCCCTGGTTGCTAAAATTAAGGGTGAAATAATGCAGACTATAAACAAGATAAAACACATTCagaatatataaaatgcactgcTGCTTTACTTTGCGATAGtacaagcacaaaaaaaaaagtattcacaGACACAGCACTTCTCTTTTCCCACATTAGCCGTATTCCAAAATGGATTAAATTCTTTTTCcccttatttttttaaataaacaataaaataaaatgtaatttttttgtacaTACTATTTCAGTCCTCACCGCTCCgaacaacaaaaatattaatatttctTATTTGCTTTTAACATTTTGTCCCATTCACCCTCACGCCACCTTCATATCTTTCAACAACTCGGCGATGTCTATTTTCGGGCTGTGGGTCACACCGGAGCGCAGGGCTCTCTGCAGATCGCGACCCGCTTGGGTTAGCGAGGGCAGGACGCTTTCG includes the following:
- the dnm3a gene encoding dynamin 3a isoform X9, with the translated sequence MISMVNRLQDALGNAGLNYNLSLPQIAVVGGQSSGKSSVLENFVGRDFLPRGTGIVTRRPLVLQLHHADAEYGEFLHCRGKKFSDFDEIRQEIESETRRLTGNNKGISPLPINLRIFSPNVLNLTLVDLPGITKVPVGDQPPDIEYQVRDMIMQYICKENCLILAVTPANMDLANSDALKLAKDVDPQGQRTIGVLTMLDLMDKGTDALEILENRLLPLRRGYIGLVNRSQKDIDGKRDIKTALQAEKKFFLSHPAYRHMCDRMGTPYLQKTLNQQLTNHIRESLPALYSHMHCLLVSISKEADAYKLYNPDDPMCRTKTLIKSVQQLSGDFEKLIEGSADEVNTVHLSGGARINQIFHEHFPYQLHKIKCDERKLRMEIAYAIRNIHGVRTGLFTPDMAFQAIVKKQISKLKIPCFGFVDMVCKELVSTIYECFNKLSSFPKLREETERLVTAEIREQESSCRAQISLLIDMQLAYINTKHEDFIGFTNAQPLCHRSDNKMAGNGGVQQVIRKGWLTINNVSIIAKEFWFILSTESLSWFKDSEFSFPASLGSRVPCLPHRLLLRTLLRFSPFSTQEMAQ